One window from the genome of bacterium encodes:
- a CDS encoding uroporphyrinogen decarboxylase family protein, whose protein sequence is MAKQRLIDAYRGKRTDIPPWVPYSGVHSAFLINEPADKFLKDPQLLAKGVVNAAKRYHADGIPLLFDLSVEANAVGCELKWWGDNVPSVVTHPCSDKTPSEAGLKLPTKESGRWPVIFEAARIAKPQLDELDCVMMGLLCGPLTLASHLAGVRIFTDVYKKKDFAHEVIKFAGEVGACSARFYAEMGCDIICVVDPVASQIKPETFREYVTPNSQPAIKAIHEAGKTSSFFICGDCTKVLEEVCKVGTHGFAIDEQLNMLFVRDMAMKYKVGFGGNLKLTLALSLGLLSPREDAIVSLAAGGNTGFTFAPG, encoded by the coding sequence ATGGCCAAACAGAGGTTGATAGATGCTTATAGGGGAAAAAGGACCGACATTCCCCCCTGGGTCCCCTATTCGGGGGTCCACAGTGCCTTTCTGATCAACGAGCCCGCTGACAAGTTTTTGAAGGATCCTCAGCTGCTGGCCAAAGGGGTAGTCAATGCGGCCAAGCGTTACCATGCCGACGGGATCCCGTTGCTTTTCGACCTCTCAGTGGAAGCCAATGCAGTGGGCTGCGAGCTCAAGTGGTGGGGGGACAATGTGCCTTCGGTGGTGACTCATCCATGCTCGGACAAGACACCCTCAGAGGCCGGGCTGAAGCTCCCCACCAAGGAATCAGGTAGATGGCCGGTCATTTTTGAGGCAGCCAGGATCGCCAAGCCGCAGTTGGACGAGCTGGATTGCGTGATGATGGGATTGCTGTGCGGTCCCCTGACCCTGGCTTCCCACCTGGCAGGTGTCAGGATATTTACGGATGTTTACAAGAAAAAGGATTTTGCCCACGAGGTGATCAAGTTTGCCGGAGAGGTTGGGGCCTGCTCTGCTAGGTTCTACGCCGAGATGGGATGCGACATCATCTGTGTGGTGGATCCGGTGGCTTCCCAGATAAAACCAGAGACCTTCAGGGAGTACGTGACCCCTAATTCCCAGCCTGCCATAAAGGCCATTCATGAGGCTGGAAAGACTTCCTCTTTCTTCATCTGCGGAGACTGCACCAAGGTCCTAGAGGAGGTCTGCAAGGTGGGAACTCACGGCTTTGCCATTGACGAACAGCTTAACATGTTGTTCGTAAGGGACATGGCCATGAAGTACAAGGTGGGGTTCGGCGGGAATCTTAAACTTACCCTGGCCCTAAGCTTGGGACTTCTTTCACCTAGGGAGGATGCCATAGTGAGCCTGG